The following DNA comes from Kluyveromyces lactis strain NRRL Y-1140 chromosome E complete sequence.
ACGCGGAAATCTTGTGATATCACCAGTAAGGGTGCAGCGGTATACTTCGACGTTCCCACATTGATATTTGGCTTCCTCACTGTTTGCTCTATCTGTACCCACCCATTCGAGATGTTCGTCAGTGCCAcatttggaacaattaGGTTTGTTACACCATGAGAagaaatctcttttgaagtaCCTGAGAAGCTCTTTCACCAAATAGTCCTGATATTCAATATCCGAAGCATTATTATCTTGAACAGCTTTGTCAACGTTGCTGTATATTAAATCAAGATCTAATATATCTAATACTACGGAGTACCATGCGTCATTCTCATACCTGAAACATAATGATTTATAAAGACCAAATATCTGTCGAGCAAAACCGTTTTGCTGTATAAGAGAGTTGAAACGTTTCTCTTCCTCGGAGGAGCCATTAGTCCCCCTCCATTGGGACAGAATCTTGGAACGGTATAGTTCTAGGAATCTCTTAGAAACAGACGATAAAGTCTCCTGAAAGTCAGTCATTATTACTTTCTCAATAGATATTATCGATCAGGCAGTGATGCACCAGTGCTTACCTTAAAATCACAATCCTCATGTATTGTTCTGTATGTGTCAAAATACTTTTTTAACATGGCGACATGTAATTCCCTGATTGAACCTTtaaaattcaaattcatcatgAAGTTCAAGACAAGAAGGCAACGATTTTATGATTGCTCATTGGAATAGAGAGGATGTCCAACAactttccttcaatttatGGCTACCAAGTTGTATTACACTAAATGTCAATAGGATACCAATCATTGGATTTAATTTAGTAACTGGAGACCAGAATTTGGATATCATTCACACTTTTAGAactgaagttgaagatCAGCATGGGTTCTTCAGATTCAAACCACGATCGAAATACAATATGCGAAAACAAACGTGTTGCTTACATATTATTCGGACTGTCCAACCTCATATTTTTAGTGGGATTGGCTAGCATGGTTTTGTGCTGGAATAGGCCAGAGTACTTTTATTACTGTTCCGTTGTCCTGCTGCTACCTGTCACACTATGGCTGTGGTCCGTTATCTCTTGGTCTGCTTCCCAATACTTTGCATACGGGAAATATAGGATGGTGTAATTATCTGTGAtcatattatcattatatGGAGCACTATTTACAAGATAAAGTCCATTGAATGGGAACTTTATATACCTATTTACAAAGGAATGCCTTATTCTTATTTGTGTAACCGCAGTTGTATTATCATATGCATTCAATGACATAGCATTTTTGTTTACCAACCCTCAACAAAAGCACCCTTTCATCTATCAAAAACGGGCTAAAGTTTGTGGTGTCATCCACTACTTTGTTCTTATTTGGTCCTAGATAGATGGATCCTTGTTTGATTCTCCTCCTGGACTCAGTCTTTGAACAATCGATCAATTGACACACAATATCAGACAATGGCGTATTGATCGGtatcttgttcaaaattCTATTCTCATCGAAGACTCTGATCAGTTCAGCTGCCTTAACGTTTTCAAAACCTGAACCACCAAATAAAATTCGCGATACAAACTCTGCATCGTCACCTTTACCAATTCCATGAATCAGATCCACAACTTCTTTAGCTAACCTTTTTTGAGCGTATCTTTCATTTGGCGATAGTGCGTGTTGAGCCATGATGTCTTCAATTAATTCCAACGGTAACAGAGTAAAGATCTTCAATTGCTTTGCCACATCTGCATCAGTAGTATTCACGAAGAACTGATACATATCATAGGAGGTATTGATTTCAGGGTCAATGAATACTGCATTACCCGCCGATTTACCGAATTTTTCTCCAGTGGAGGTCGTCAATAAGGGCACCGTTAAACCAAAAGCTGGACGAGTCTTCACATGCTGGGGAGAAATTCTGTTGATAAGATCGATACCCGCTGTAATATTACCCCATTGATCGTTACCACCAACTTGGATGGACACTTGTTCATTTGAGTACAAATGGTAGAAATCGTATGCTTGTAAGATCTGATACGTGAATTCGTTGAAACCAATACCATCTTGACTTTGCAATCTCGAAGAAACGGAATCACGACTCAACATGTTCTGTATACGAATATGTTTACCGTAAGTAGCAAGGAAATCTAACATCTTAACATCCTGCCACCACGAAATATTGTTTAGATAGGTGACCTTACCTGGTGCATCTCTTTCCTTAATCCTAGACTCGTAGTATTTCAATCCATTCGTGAAAAATGTCTTGTACTGTTCCACAATCCTTTCAATGTTCCCTTGTCTCTTTGCTTCAGCGATAACATCCCTCTCAGTTTTCCTCCCACTTGGGTCACCAACTTTGCCGGTGGCCCCACCAATTAACGAAACGACGTCATGCCCTCTCACATAAAAGTTCAAAAGAACCATTAAGGGCAGTAAATTACCCAAATGCAAAGATTTCGCAGTGGGATCTGCTCCACAATATAGTTTGATCTTATCACCATTACTCAGTTTCTCAGACAATAACTTCTCCGGCTGTGAAACCTGCTGAACCAACCCTCTCTCTCGAAGAACCTGCAATACATCGCATTTCGTTGCCAAATTTCTCACAAGCAACCTCCCAAATATCATTGCAACTTCGAAGCTTTCAAAGCAGAAAGATCAACTGTTAGTATATATTAAAAAAGATAAAGCTTTAACAACCTACTACGGCCAATGGCGCTGTCCAAGACTGACCTTTAGGCAGTTTTCTCGTCTGAACTTCAAAGTCACATCAAATCGG
Coding sequences within:
- a CDS encoding uncharacterized protein (no similarity); the protein is MIAHWNREDVQQLSFNLWLPSCITLNVNRIPIIGFNLVTGDQNLDIIHTFRTEVEDQHGFFRFKPRSKYNMRKQTCCLHIIRTVQPHIFSGIG
- the MSY1 gene encoding tyrosine--tRNA ligase MSY1 (similar to uniprot|P48527 Saccharomyces cerevisiae YPL097W), producing the protein MIFGRLLVRNLATKCDVLQVLRERGLVQQVSQPEKLLSEKLSNGDKIKLYCGADPTAKSLHLGNLLPLMVLLNFYVRGHDVVSLIGGATGKVGDPSGRKTERDVIAEAKRQGNIERIVEQYKTFFTNGLKYYESRIKERDAPGKVTYLNNISWWQDVKMLDFLATYGKHIRIQNMLSRDSVSSRLQSQDGIGFNEFTYQILQAYDFYHLYSNEQVSIQVGGNDQWGNITAGIDLINRISPQHVKTRPAFGLTVPLLTTSTGEKFGKSAGNAVFIDPEINTSYDMYQFFVNTTDADVAKQLKIFTLLPLELIEDIMAQHALSPNERYAQKRLAKEVVDLIHGIGKGDDAEFVSRILFGGSGFENVKAAELIRVFDENRILNKIPINTPLSDIVCQLIDCSKTESRRRIKQGSIYLGPNKNKVVDDTTNFSPFLIDERVLLLRVGKQKCYVIECI